The nucleotide sequence CTTCAATGGAACCAAAAAGGCAAATGCTCTGGATAAAAAAAGTAAATGGATCCTCTTAATTAAAATCAAGATTATTTAATTACTTCTATTTTGTTCCTCATTATTTCCAAAATTTCTATTTTTCACATCTACTTTTTTATTCCCAAATTCATAGGAAAGTGAAATTCTAGCATTTCTGGAACTCTCATTTTGCCTGTAAATTTGTTCTATTCCGTTTACAGAAGAAACATAATTATTAAGACTGGCTGTATTAAAAACATCACTAAATAATAAGGACATAGTAAGGCTATCATTAAAATTATGCTGTAAGCCTAAGGACAAATCGAACATTTCCCCGACACTAAATAAGCCTCTGTCATGCTGTGAACTATAATATGAATTTACTTGAAGACCTGTCTTATCGCTTAATGGAATAGTGTTGTTCGTAGTTAAGTAAATCTGAACCCCGTTTTTGGGCGTAGTGCCAAAATCTTTGGTAAATTCGGTGTGATATCCCAAAACATTAATGCTATTTTGACTTTTTAGCCAACTGAGTTTAGTAAAAGAAAAACTTTCTTTTAATCCGTAATTATATTGTTTGTAATAGTTCTCCCTAGTTATAATTTGAGTCTGGTCATTTGCATCAGTGGTAAAGACTGTTCCTGACCCATCTGAAGTTATATTTAAGAAAACACTTGAATTCACTTTTCTTTTATACATGTGTGATAGTTCAATATTATGGGAGAATGATGGTTGTAAGAAAGGATTACCCACACTATAACTATTTGCATTTATATAGAAACGAAAAGGATTCAAATTTCTGAAATTTGGCCGGTTAATTCTTCTTCCATAAGTCATAGCTAAATTATTGTTATCATCCTTGGCATATGAAAGGTAAAATGTCGGAAACAATTTTGTATATTTATTAGATACCTCTTGATCCAGCTCTTCATTAATACCTTTGGTTTTCGTGTCTTCCCAGCGTAAACCAAATTGCATCTGTATTTTTTCACTCAACTTGGTATTTCCAGAAATATAACAAGCTAATACATCTTCCCTGTATTGAAATTCATTAGACCTATTCGGGTCTAAAACCTCAGAGCCAGAAGTTTTATCATAATATAAAACATCGCTGTTAGTATTCGTAAAACTTGCCTTAACCCCATAAGAAAGGTTTATCTTATTTATTGGAAACTCTACATCTATTTTTGAACTAAAATTTTCTATCTCCTGGTTGGAGATATTTAGGGCAGCAGAATTGACTCCTTGTGAAACTCCAGCTGTGTTGAATTCTTCATTAAAAAAATCACGGCTGTTTTCCGAATCGAATGTAAAATAATCCGCATCGAAAGAGATGGATTTGCCCAAAGAATCTAGTTGAGTTATCGCATGAAAATTCAAACTATGATTTTGATTATCTACCATATTATCACCTTCATTAATTAAGGTTCGTTCTAGGTTATCATCATTATCAAAAATTGAGGAAGTAGTGGTAGCCATTATATTAGGCTTTGTATTATTTCCTAAATATTGCACTCCAATGGTGGTATTATCCGAAAGATTATAATCAATAAACAAACGGCCAGAAAACTGATTTTTACCTAATTTTGAATTTACATCTACATCCCAAAAATTAGTTGGATAATCTATTAAAAGCCCTTCTAAATTTTCAACATTCCCTTTGGTGGCGTTTATATTTGCTGAAAGTGAAATTTTATCTTTATTAAAAAAGAAATTATTATTGAGTACGCCATAGTTAAACCTGTTTTGATTATAGGAAAGCGTTGTTGAATTTCTCCAAGAATTTTGAACGCCTTTTTTTAATACAATGTTGATTAGACCTCCATTACCAGATGCTTCATATTTTGCTGGTGGGTTAGTGATAACCTCAATTTTTTTGATATCACTTGCTGAAATTCCATTTAATAGGCTCATTAATTCATCACCTTGTAAAGGAGAAATTCTGCCATTAATCATTACTTGAGTAGCCCCTTTCCCTAAAATTTCTAGCGTGTTATTTTGAATTTGGACACCCGGAGTTATTTTTAAAACATCCATTCCATTACCTCCAGTAGAAGCTATACTTTTTTCAACATTAAAAACTAGCCGGTCAATTTCCTGTTCTATAATCCTTCGTTCAGATACAAGCACAATTTCATTTAAGGATTGTGCATCTGCTTTCATATTAATTGTACCTAAATTAATATCATCCTCTACAGATACACTTTTTACAATTGTAGCATAGCCTACAAAGCTTACTTCAACATTGTATGTTCCAGGCTCCACTTTTATTGAAAATAAACCGTTTTCATCCGTAGTAGTTCCGGTTATAATTTGGTCCTTATCATTAATAATAGTTACGTTGACAAAAGGGATTACCCCAGTTCCATCCACGACTTTACCTGTGATGGTTTGCGCATATAAAAAGCTTGGAATTAATACTAGCATTAGGAATGCTAAGGTGCTCATTTGTGTTTTCATCTTACATTATATTTTTGATGAAACAAAAATGAGATACTCCTTTATTTGGGGCGACCGAAAACCTAAAGTCGAACTCATTTCATGACTATAAATGAGTTCGACTTTGTTTTTCAAACGTTCGACTTTACGTTAAGTAACTGATTTTAAAATGATTTCCTGTATTCGGTTGGCGTCTTTCCTGTATGTTTTTTGAATGCAGTATTAAATGAAGATTTAGAATTAAATCCTACTTCATATAAAATCTCCAACACAGTTTCGTCTTTTTTAGTCGGATCGACTAATATATTCATGGCTTCTTTAATGCGGTATCCATTTACAAAATCAAAAAAATGCTGATTCAACTTCTGGTTTATTATGATGGAAAGCTCCCTGGAATTCATTCCCATCTGGTCAGCTAAATTTCTAAGCGATAAAGAAGGGTTTAAATATGGTTTTTCAGTTTCCATATAAGAAATTAAATTTTCAATTTGGTTGTTGTAATTCGGGTCCTGCCCAGTATTATTGTTTTCATCAGCTAAATTTGGGGTTAATGTTAATTTGGAATCTACCCCGCTAAAAAGATTGGGGTAGCGAAGGGCTTTTAATACATACCAGCAAACAATACCTAACACAAACAAAACTACTATAGTTTGAGCATTATTAAATATAGCTACTTCACCGTAATACTTTAAAATATTCTTTATTAATGCGACTACATATAGCAGTGAGGTAAAAAGCAATAGCTGAAACAACCATTTATAGGTTGCTATGGTACTACTGGAATAATTTTCCAGGAATAATTTTCTGGCTTTGTTTAGAACTATAAATCCGGCAGTTAAATATATAATAGCTTGCAGGTGGAGCGAAATATATAAAAAGATAATTTCGTGGAGATGATTATACTCCCCGAATAGTTCTAATTTTTGATCGGTATTGGTCAGATAAAATCTCGGGAGCATCACCAAATTTGCTATTAAATAAGGCACGGTATGCCATAAGTCCTTCCATTTTAGTTTAAAGTCCGAATAACAGACAGATAATATGTACAAATAAAATAGTGGCATTGGTAAATAAGCTAATAAATCCTTTGCTATTAGAAGGTTATTCACCAAATTATTAGGCTCTTCGATAAAAAGGTGCAAAAACCAGCTGGAGAATTCCAAAGCATTTAATAGCAAAAAAGAGGCGAAAAGCTTATTACTGTTTTTATTTTTTGATTCTACCGAAAAAATAAAAATAGCCAAAAGTAATGTTATGAAAGTGGAAATTATCCCCGCAATTGTTACTAAATCAACCTCTCTCATTAAGTTTAAGCTTTTGCATATTCAAATGTAGTTTTTAAATGCTGGATATACAATTACCAATTTTATTGCAAAAGCATAATCCTTTTATTAGGATCAAATTTTAAGTAGTCATATCAGTTATTCTGATTATATCCCCTTAAACATCTCTTTTTTTTTGTTGCAACCATGGGGCGCAACCAAGATTGTGTCCACAGACACACATCTTGAATTAGTACGCAATTTGATAAAAAGCACCTATTTCAAATTCGTGTACACTTCTTACCTGACAACCAATTTTAGGAATTTTCAGTAGCTACTTTCTTTTCTAGTTCTATATCTTCCAATAGTTCCGAGAGCTTATCGATTAAAGCAAATTCTTCCGACGGTATGAGTTGGGTTACAAAACGAAGTACTTCCATAACATTATATTTAGGGTTGGGCACTTCCAGATCACATAATTGTTCATTCTCTCCTAATGCTACAACACAGACCTTAATTAGGTTTGTGATCAAAAATATGAGATCCAAGTGGCTATCAACTCTATAAGAGCCCTTATAACATTTTCCTTTTCTACTGGTATCCGGGGTTAAATGCAACATATGATATTGCTTAAGTTCCTGAAGCCTATTGATGAGTTTTCCCTTTTTCATAACGTTCTTGGTTTTTAAGGATTTGTTTTTTGAGTTGCTTGGGGAAATGAACGTAATCTGTATCATTTTCCAGTATGGCTATAATTTTTTCCAATTGAAACATATCACCATCGGGCATTAGTTCAATGACCATTTCTATAACTAATTGAACACTGGAAGTTTTACTTTGGTGGCTTAAGTTTTTCGAATAAAAATCACCTTCACCATCTAAGGCTAAGACACAGACTTCCAGTAATGATGTAATACGCATGATGTAATCGGTATAATCTTCAAAGCGAATGATGGCATTTCTAAAAGTATGCCTTTTGGTTTCTTCTTTTTTTAAACCATAAGCTGTAGCTCCGATTTTCTTTAGCTGTTTCAATTTTAGTTGATCAAGTTTTTTCGTTTTCATGAGATGCTGTTTTTAAAGTTTGTAGATGGTGATTTACAATGGGTAAGAGATAATCTAGAAGACATTGGCTATAAAAATATGCCATGTGAAGGTCTGCCGATGAAAATAAAGCGCTACTTCGATAGCGAAGCTCCGTATGATGAAAGCAAAAGATGCTTTTTAGTAGGGACTGTTCAAATAGATGTTCTGAAAAAATGTTGGGAGGGATTTCATGGCAAAATAGAACGAGTTTAAAAAGGTATAACGGATGATAATGTTGCGGATGGTAATTTAGAAACGCATAAATAGTGCTTAAGCGAAGTTGCTCAAAAGACAATCGTATTAAATGTGCGCTTAAAATGCTTGCGTTTTCTTTGATATCGCTTAAGTGTAGACAATGTTTTGCTATTGCTATTCGATCTTGTGTGTAGTTCGTTATGCCCTTAATATCCAGTTTAGGGATTTGGCTGAGTTGTAAAGGAGCTAATTCAAAAGGAGAACCCTCAACCAAACCACCTGATTGGATTATTTTACAAAAGAAGTATTTATGATGATCAGAAGCCGCTATAAGTTGCTTCGGCATATAGAGCAACAAACTAACAGTATATTTACCGCCGGAATCTTGACGAACAATATCTGAAAGGTTAGCTAAGGCATTTGTGCTAATATGCTTGCTCAATAGCAGCAAATAAAAATGATAGTGTTGCTGTTGCTTGGAAGCACCATTATTCAAAGAATTATGAGTTCCCTGTGCCGATGATTGCATACCGAAATAGTATAAACTTGTAATTTCGATATGCTTTTTGAGGATTTCCGTAATTTGGGATAATGCAAATTCTATAACTTTGGGTGGATGCAAGTTGGTAAGCATAGATCAAAAGGTTTTAAAATGAAACTTCAGTGATGGTTAATGAGCTTTCAAGTTTTAAAAAGAACCGACCGTAGCGAACCAGAATGACCAGTAAAAAACAATAGAGAACTTGTTTTTTACTCCAAAGGGTGATGAGCGAAACTTTTAAAAAGAATGTTTATCTTTGAGATTATGAGCACAGCAACAAAAACCAGTCATATCGGTAGAAAGATCAGCCGAATCAGAGAACTTCGAGGAATGAAGCAGGAAGCCCTTGCCGCAGAATTAGGAATCAGCCAACAAAGTATATCCAGTTTAGAGCAAAGCGAGCATATTGAGGATGAAAAGCTTGAAAAGGTAGCTAAAGTGTTAGGTGTAAGTAAGGAAGCAATTGAAAAGTTTTCGGAGGATAATATCTTAAATATTATTTCAAATTCATTCCATGATAATTCGACTTTAAATGCCATATTAAATAATCCTACGTTTAACCCAATAGATAAAGTAGTTGAGCTTTATGAAAGGTTATTAGAAGCTGAAAAGGAGAAAGTGGCTTATTTAGAGAAACTATTAGATAAGAAATAGTGAAGAAAAAATATTAAAGATTTGAAAAAAGTGTCGATAACCGGATTAATCTTCGAGTAAATTGGCACTTTTTTTATAAAAGTTGTTTCAATCAATTTTATATGAAGCATTTCGAAGAACATGAATTGGAATTTTACTTTGGTCGCGATTCCGATGAAGAACAAAAAAGAACAAGGGAAATTTTTGAAGAACTGGAAAAAAGGGCTAAAGCAGAAAAACCACTTTTAGAACGGGAAAAAGACTTCTTCTGTAGGTGTTTGAAACTTAGTGATTACGTCGTTGATGGTAATCCAGAAGATTATCAAGTTTGTAATGATTTTTTATTTAAGCATTTATATCCGATTTATTTCAGCTCTGGTTTAAAATCAGATGCTGTTTATAAGCCACATAAAGGAAAGCTATATTTAGTTCCATTAAATGAAAGAATCAAAGACCTAAAATTTTTGTATTCCACGCAAATAAAATGGTTGAAAAAAATTGAAACAACAAATCATTCAGACCAGCTATTACAAACATTAGCTTCTGAAACTAGAAACGATTTAAAAAAATTAAAAAGGAAAGAAGGGACTTTATTTTTCAAAAAGCAAAAGAAGCAATATGCTTTAAAAAAAGAAAAACAGATTCTACATTCAAAATTTATTTATTTACTCGTTAAGAAAACAATTCAAAATTATGAAGAATCAGATTTTAAGTTTGAGTTTATGGGTAAAAATGTAGAAATAGATGCTTATTCCTTAATACATATTATTAACAGGCATTACGCGGAAATAATAAAAGAAAATACTGATAAAACTTATCATATAGAAGATTTTGAACCTGACTTACTTCATATAAAACTTAAGGATATACTTAATCAAATCGAAGAAAAGAAAGTAGCTATATCAAACACTGAAAAAATAGCTTTCCGCTATAACGACCAAGATTATAGAATTTGGTTAAAAGAAAGAGTTAAGTTTAAAAAAGGAATTGGTAAAATAGAATTCTCCAGATTAGAAACATTTTATCCTATTGGAGATGAACAAGAATTAAAAGACTTATCGGAGAACTTCAAATTGATTGTGATTAATGAGCAACTTCAAACATATATAGAGAAATAAAACATTTGTTAGAGAATAAAGTTAGTAATCCAAATAAAATCTAAGAAAATATGGAGAATGAATAAATATTTAGAAATTTTCAAATCGAATTTGACAATTGTTACATTATTTTTCTATGTATTAGGCTATAGTTATCTAAGCATGTACTATTATCAATTCGACATTATAATAGTAAACTACATCAATCTACAAGATATAATTTTTGCCACAATCAATACTTTAGCAATATTGATATTAGCGTATTTATTTGTAGAGTTTTTCTTATATCTAATTGGAGTCATAATTCTCAAAACTATTTTCTACTTATTCCTTAAAAGCAAATTTTCGAATAGATTGGGAAATAACGCAAGAGTTCAGAAATTCATAAAATTTAGAAGTTACAAACACTATTCCGATAATATAATAGCCATTACTTTTTTTTTATTCATGCTGATTGTTTTTTTATTACTGTATTTCAGTGATGAAATAACGTTGATTTTTTCCATATTTTTTCCCTTTTTTTTTATAAAATTATACCAAATAATTCCTAAGGAGAAGGGAGAAAGGCAAATTAAGTTGAATCAATTTTTTTTAGGACTTTTAACACTTACACTTATTTTATGCTTTGCGTTCTGGGGTTACAAGGATGGAATAACACTTAAGAATAGCGATATTGGACAACAAATAGAATTTGTTGAGCAAGAGACAAAGTATAATACTAAATCCGACAGCTTAAACTTTATTGGAGAAACTAATGGATATTTATTTGTTTACAATAATAACAAAAGAGAAACCTTAATTTTTAGCAAGTCTGGGGTTAGTAGTCTAAAAATAAAGGATACATCTCCTACTAAAGAAGAAAAGCAAGCTCGAAAAATAGACGCTCAAAGAAAAATTAATGATTTTCTAAAACAATTTCAACTGAAATAAGCACTAGCTAAATAATTATATAGTAATATCGGCGACATCGCTTAAGGCAAACCCAATTAAGCGATGGTAAAAGGCAACTATTTTATCTATTTTAGTTTTTTAACAATGGGCAACGAATTATTAAGAAGACCCTTGTGCTTCACTAAAAAATATGGTTCGAAAGAAACAGAGAGTGATTCAACATATAATGCAAGGTGAATCATTTTTAATTATTAAGAATTTACTACCAAAACATTGGGTTATAAGAGAGTTTAATAATCTAGATTATGGAATTGATTTAATTATTGAATTATTTGAGAATGTAGACCAAAAAGTATCGGAAGTATTAGGAGAGTATCTAAATGTTCAAGTAAAATCTGTTGAAGAACTTGAAATAAAATCCAAGAAAATTTTTCCAGTTGAAAATTTAGCAAAAGTAAACTGGAGGGAAGATAAAACCGAAAGTCTAAATATTGAGGTAGTCAAATTTGTTATGGATTCGAATAGCCTTTTTACAATCCAATCTCTGGGCTCAAGTATTTCTGTGCTACTTTTTCTTGTTGATTTAAAATTAAAGAATGTATATTTCCTTTGTCTTAACGACTATATAGATAAATTACTATTGCCTCAAAAGCCAAATTACGTAGAGCAAGACTTTATTACATTAAATATACCGGTTTTGAATAATCTATCTAATAAAGAAATTAGTGAAGCAGCTTTAAAACTTTATGGTAAAAGAGCTAAATTACTATCTACTTTTTCTAAATTTTCTTATCAAAAAAATGAATTATCGTTTTTAACGAATTACGAAATTAAATCAATATCGCAATTTAAAAAACAGGTTTTATTTTTTATTAAACAAATTGAATTTTTAGAAATCTGGCAATATTCCGAATGGGTTATATTAGAAGAAATGAATGTTAAAATTTGCGATTTAAAAGATAGGATAGAAAGAAATGAACTCAAAGAATCCGAATTAATAGAAACTGTAATAATAACCTGGAATCAATTATCTAATTTGAATAATATTTACGAAGAACTTACAAGAGAGTGGTTTCTTCCTAAATTTCTAAGCTTTTTAACGTCATATCCCAAACAAAGGTAAATACATCTTGACAAAATTTAAAAACAAACTATTGAGGACTTTTGCCTTAGGAATACTATTGCATAAGTACAAAAGTCGTTAGTGAATTGCTCAATTGCTTTATCTTATTTATAAACACATAAGTAACGGACAATTTATGCATTCACCAACTAAACTATGAATTTAAACTAATTACAATTGAAAAAAAATATTGAAAACCTAAATAAACTAATTCCTATAATTTATCCAGTCCTAATATTCTTCGGATTTTACAATTATCTTAGTTATTATAGATTTTTTGATATTGAAATTTTTCCTTATTTGACTATTTACGAAATTCTTTTTTCAATTCTTTCCAAAATTACTACAATCTTTATAACTGTGTTCTTAGCATTTTGCTATATAATGTTCATGATAATACTACCCCTTTATAAAGTTAAAACAAAGGAAAAGAAGGTGAAATCAGAGGAAAGACAAGAAAAGGAAATCAATTCGGATCCAAAATTTGAAAGGCTAAAACGAATTAAAGAAAAAGAGGGTATCAATACAAGTTTTATTTACAATAACTATCATAATCTAATAAGTAAAAGAGCCTTCTTATTTCATAGAAAATTGAAATTGCAGAAATATTTTATGGCGACCTCTCATCTTTTTTTGATGTTTTTGAATATTATAGCTGTCCTTTTTAAAATTACATTATGGCTATTTTTCTTTTTTTTCACTGCCGCCGGCATGTTAGTTATTTTTTATCCGCTTGAGTATAATCTGGATTTTTATAAACCATTTTTTATCAATAACACCTCTACAATTATTTCTATATCATTATGGTGCGCAATAATATATGCAATGATAAGTAGAACAAAGGAAGATAAATCCAAATCATCTATAATCACGATACAGATTATACCTCTTATATTCCTAATATTTCTTTCAATAACAATTTATCAAAAAGGCAAAGCAGAAAAAACATTAAATCATAAAACTTACGACGTACAGTTTGGATATGATGGGCGAAATATTAAGAGTTCTGCAAAGAGAGTATTTGTAGGAAAAACCACTGATTATATTTTTCTTAGAGATGTCGAAAATCATCAAAACTATATATTTCCTCTTAGTAGAGTTAATAATCTCCAGATAATAAAAATTACTCCCTAGTCAAATTATAAATAAATTTTGTAATCTTAATAATTCATTAACAAAACTGAAGTAATAAACTCATAAGAACGCTTAGAGA is from Zunongwangia endophytica and encodes:
- a CDS encoding DUF4365 domain-containing protein, translating into MVRKKQRVIQHIMQGESFLIIKNLLPKHWVIREFNNLDYGIDLIIELFENVDQKVSEVLGEYLNVQVKSVEELEIKSKKIFPVENLAKVNWREDKTESLNIEVVKFVMDSNSLFTIQSLGSSISVLLFLVDLKLKNVYFLCLNDYIDKLLLPQKPNYVEQDFITLNIPVLNNLSNKEISEAALKLYGKRAKLLSTFSKFSYQKNELSFLTNYEIKSISQFKKQVLFFIKQIEFLEIWQYSEWVILEEMNVKICDLKDRIERNELKESELIETVIITWNQLSNLNNIYEELTREWFLPKFLSFLTSYPKQR
- a CDS encoding helix-turn-helix domain-containing protein produces the protein MEFSSWFLHLFIEEPNNLVNNLLIAKDLLAYLPMPLFYLYILSVCYSDFKLKWKDLWHTVPYLIANLVMLPRFYLTNTDQKLELFGEYNHLHEIIFLYISLHLQAIIYLTAGFIVLNKARKLFLENYSSSTIATYKWLFQLLLFTSLLYVVALIKNILKYYGEVAIFNNAQTIVVLFVLGIVCWYVLKALRYPNLFSGVDSKLTLTPNLADENNNTGQDPNYNNQIENLISYMETEKPYLNPSLSLRNLADQMGMNSRELSIIINQKLNQHFFDFVNGYRIKEAMNILVDPTKKDETVLEILYEVGFNSKSSFNTAFKKHTGKTPTEYRKSF
- a CDS encoding helix-turn-helix domain-containing protein; the protein is MSTATKTSHIGRKISRIRELRGMKQEALAAELGISQQSISSLEQSEHIEDEKLEKVAKVLGVSKEAIEKFSEDNILNIISNSFHDNSTLNAILNNPTFNPIDKVVELYERLLEAEKEKVAYLEKLLDKK
- a CDS encoding TonB-dependent receptor domain-containing protein; its protein translation is MKTQMSTLAFLMLVLIPSFLYAQTITGKVVDGTGVIPFVNVTIINDKDQIITGTTTDENGLFSIKVEPGTYNVEVSFVGYATIVKSVSVEDDINLGTINMKADAQSLNEIVLVSERRIIEQEIDRLVFNVEKSIASTGGNGMDVLKITPGVQIQNNTLEILGKGATQVMINGRISPLQGDELMSLLNGISASDIKKIEVITNPPAKYEASGNGGLINIVLKKGVQNSWRNSTTLSYNQNRFNYGVLNNNFFFNKDKISLSANINATKGNVENLEGLLIDYPTNFWDVDVNSKLGKNQFSGRLFIDYNLSDNTTIGVQYLGNNTKPNIMATTTSSIFDNDDNLERTLINEGDNMVDNQNHSLNFHAITQLDSLGKSISFDADYFTFDSENSRDFFNEEFNTAGVSQGVNSAALNISNQEIENFSSKIDVEFPINKINLSYGVKASFTNTNSDVLYYDKTSGSEVLDPNRSNEFQYREDVLACYISGNTKLSEKIQMQFGLRWEDTKTKGINEELDQEVSNKYTKLFPTFYLSYAKDDNNNLAMTYGRRINRPNFRNLNPFRFYINANSYSVGNPFLQPSFSHNIELSHMYKRKVNSSVFLNITSDGSGTVFTTDANDQTQIITRENYYKQYNYGLKESFSFTKLSWLKSQNSINVLGYHTEFTKDFGTTPKNGVQIYLTTNNTIPLSDKTGLQVNSYYSSQHDRGLFSVGEMFDLSLGLQHNFNDSLTMSLLFSDVFNTASLNNYVSSVNGIEQIYRQNESSRNARISLSYEFGNKKVDVKNRNFGNNEEQNRSN